The Streptomyces achromogenes genome window below encodes:
- a CDS encoding type II toxin-antitoxin system Phd/YefM family antitoxin → MAYEIPVTQARAELADLINRVVYGGERVVVTRHGKPLVALVSAADLERLDELDRPAEEQVIRSVSAVREVASAPREQQRFGIAAEHRGAGPS, encoded by the coding sequence ATGGCCTACGAGATTCCGGTGACGCAAGCCAGGGCTGAACTCGCCGACCTGATCAACCGCGTGGTGTACGGCGGTGAGCGCGTCGTCGTGACCCGGCACGGCAAACCCCTCGTCGCCCTCGTCTCCGCCGCTGACCTGGAACGACTGGACGAACTGGACCGTCCGGCCGAGGAGCAGGTGATCCGCTCCGTCTCCGCCGTGCGTGAGGTCGCCTCCGCTCCCCGCGAACAGCAGCGGTTCGGCATCGCCGCGGAGCACCGGGGGGCCGGCCCGTCGTAG
- a CDS encoding ATP-dependent Clp protease proteolytic subunit, giving the protein MQRPSARHVLPEFTERTSSGHRTMDPYAKLLEERIIFLGTPVDEVSANDVTAQFMYLEHKEPDRDIALYINSPGGSFSAMTALYDTIRFVTCDVSTTCLGQAGPSAAVLLAAGTPGKRFALPGARMTVRQPSLPEPVEGQASDLALQAEELARTRAALEGMLVRHTGRTPEQVTADIERGTFLTAPEAVAYGLVDGIIPSRKASAGAQGGR; this is encoded by the coding sequence ATGCAGCGACCGTCCGCCCGCCATGTCCTGCCCGAGTTCACCGAACGGACGAGTTCGGGACACCGCACGATGGATCCGTACGCGAAGCTGCTGGAGGAGCGGATCATCTTCCTGGGCACCCCGGTCGACGAGGTCTCGGCGAACGACGTGACGGCCCAGTTCATGTACCTCGAGCACAAGGAGCCGGACCGGGACATCGCGCTGTACATCAACTCCCCCGGCGGCTCGTTCAGCGCGATGACGGCCCTGTACGACACGATCCGCTTCGTCACCTGCGACGTGTCGACGACGTGTCTGGGGCAGGCGGGCCCGTCGGCCGCGGTCCTGCTGGCCGCGGGCACGCCGGGCAAGCGGTTCGCCCTGCCGGGAGCGCGGATGACGGTCCGCCAGCCGTCGCTGCCCGAACCCGTCGAGGGCCAGGCCAGTGACCTGGCCCTCCAGGCCGAGGAGCTGGCCCGCACCCGCGCGGCCCTGGAGGGGATGCTCGTGCGGCACACCGGGCGGACGCCGGAGCAGGTGACCGCGGACATCGAGCGGGGCACGTTCCTCACCGCCCCGGAAGCGGTGGCGTACGGCCTGGTGGACGGGATCATCCCGAGCCGCAAGGCGTCCGCCGGGGCGCAGGGCGGGAGGTGA
- a CDS encoding C40 family peptidase gives MTALNRVPSLMARAGTASAFAIAAVGGTVVVPGLAPDAAAATPATKALQIAASKKGAPYKYGATGPKRFDCSGLTLYSFKKAGKSLPRTAAQQYNKTKHISASSRRAGDLVFFHSGSNVYHVGIYAGKGKIWHSPKTGDVVKLQKIWTKSVWYGRVR, from the coding sequence ATGACTGCGCTCAATCGTGTCCCGTCGCTCATGGCCCGGGCCGGTACGGCCTCGGCGTTCGCCATCGCCGCCGTCGGCGGCACGGTCGTGGTCCCGGGGCTCGCTCCGGACGCCGCGGCCGCCACACCGGCGACGAAGGCGCTGCAGATCGCGGCCTCCAAGAAGGGTGCACCGTACAAGTACGGGGCCACCGGGCCGAAGAGGTTCGACTGCTCGGGACTCACGCTGTACTCGTTCAAGAAGGCGGGCAAGAGCCTGCCGCGGACGGCGGCCCAGCAGTACAACAAGACGAAGCACATTTCGGCGTCCAGCCGCAGGGCGGGCGACCTGGTGTTCTTCCACTCGGGGTCGAACGTGTACCACGTCGGGATCTACGCGGGCAAGGGCAAGATCTGGCACTCGCCGAAGACCGGGGACGTGGTGAAGCTGCAGAAGATCTGGACCAAGAGCGTCTGGTACGGCCGGGTCCGCTAG
- a CDS encoding ATP-binding protein: MADHLEATLTLPSDPASVSTARAFVAGTLGEWGLPADAEAADAVRLIVSELATNAVQHTFGQSPTFTVDLALDRDERLSIGVTDSHPRFPQRLPAAVQQDNGRGMVIIRWLTAEAGGRLRVRPTREGGKTVVVELPWTVPAAEPAAGVLAVPAEGELPGR; the protein is encoded by the coding sequence ATGGCAGATCACCTGGAAGCAACCCTCACTCTGCCGAGCGATCCCGCCTCGGTCTCCACGGCCCGGGCCTTCGTGGCCGGCACCCTCGGCGAGTGGGGCCTGCCCGCGGACGCCGAGGCGGCAGACGCCGTCCGTCTGATCGTCTCGGAACTCGCCACCAACGCCGTACAGCACACCTTCGGCCAGTCGCCCACCTTCACGGTGGACCTGGCCCTCGACCGCGACGAACGGCTGAGCATCGGGGTCACCGACAGTCATCCGCGCTTCCCGCAACGACTGCCGGCCGCCGTCCAGCAGGACAACGGCCGAGGCATGGTGATCATTCGCTGGCTGACCGCGGAAGCCGGCGGCAGACTCAGAGTGCGGCCCACGAGGGAGGGCGGCAAGACGGTCGTCGTCGAGCTCCCGTGGACCGTCCCGGCGGCGGAGCCGGCAGCCGGGGTCCTGGCGGTCCCGGCGGAGGGTGAGCTCCCGGGACGGTGA
- a CDS encoding helix-turn-helix domain-containing protein: MQHGPAVRRRKLGAELRTLRARAGLTSGEAARLVGWHQSKVSRIETGVSGSKPADVRLLLDAYGVADQQLRELMLALAGDGGGRDHWWHAYRGVLPPAYRDFISLESQASAMRTLETTVVPGLLQTPEYARAVTGAAVEGLDEEQLDTLVEVRLARQDVLRAQPPLELNAVLDESVLRREVGGPEAMARQLRRLAEASRLPQVSLQVLPFTAGAHIGVTGPFVIFSFSRTSDLDVVVLDHLTSTLYLERKEDLQAYAQAFNALRAHALSPGESSDYIAAIAGGA, from the coding sequence ATGCAGCACGGACCGGCGGTGCGCCGCCGCAAGCTGGGCGCCGAACTGCGCACTTTACGCGCCCGGGCGGGTCTCACCAGTGGTGAGGCGGCCCGGCTCGTGGGGTGGCACCAGTCCAAGGTGAGCCGCATCGAGACCGGCGTCAGTGGATCGAAACCGGCCGATGTGCGGTTACTCCTCGACGCCTACGGTGTGGCCGATCAGCAACTGCGGGAGCTGATGCTGGCATTGGCGGGCGACGGCGGCGGCCGGGACCACTGGTGGCACGCCTACCGTGGGGTGCTGCCGCCGGCCTACCGGGACTTCATCAGCCTGGAGTCCCAGGCCAGCGCGATGCGCACCCTGGAGACGACCGTGGTGCCGGGCCTGCTGCAGACGCCCGAGTACGCGCGCGCGGTGACCGGCGCCGCCGTCGAGGGCCTCGACGAGGAGCAGCTGGACACCCTGGTGGAGGTGCGGCTGGCCCGCCAGGACGTACTGCGTGCGCAGCCGCCGCTGGAGCTGAACGCGGTGCTCGACGAGTCGGTGCTGCGCCGCGAGGTGGGCGGCCCCGAGGCGATGGCGCGCCAGCTGCGACGGCTGGCGGAGGCCTCCCGTTTGCCGCAAGTGAGCCTTCAGGTGCTGCCGTTCACCGCGGGTGCGCATATCGGGGTAACCGGCCCGTTCGTTATCTTTTCATTTTCGCGCACTTCTGATCTGGATGTGGTTGTTCTCGACCACTTGACGAGTACCCTCTATCTCGAACGGAAAGAAGACCTCCAGGCCTATGCCCAGGCCTTCAACGCCCTTCGGGCGCACGCACTTTCGCCCGGGGAATCATCGGATTACATCGCCGCGATCGCCGGCGGCGCGTAA
- a CDS encoding DUF397 domain-containing protein produces the protein MSAVPRNVPSRTDPDRLPQVRWLRSSYSTGANNCVETARPDRGPWAGLLAVRDSKDPAGPALLFSPESWTGFTDSLGRPRRT, from the coding sequence ATGTCCGCAGTACCGCGGAACGTACCTTCCCGTACCGATCCCGACCGTCTCCCGCAGGTGCGGTGGCTGCGCAGCAGCTACAGCACGGGAGCCAACAACTGCGTCGAGACCGCCCGGCCGGACCGCGGCCCCTGGGCCGGTCTGCTCGCCGTACGCGACTCCAAGGACCCGGCCGGTCCCGCCCTGCTCTTCTCCCCCGAGAGCTGGACGGGTTTCACCGACTCGCTTGGCCGACCACGCCGCACCTGA
- a CDS encoding 8-amino-7-oxononanoate synthase has translation MAFGWIDEQAELRRRAGLVRTLRPRPADSPLLDLASNDYLGLARHPEVVEGAAAAARTWGGGATGSRLVTGTTELHGDLERELADFCGFEAALVFSSGYAANLAAVTALAPHGSLIVSDAGNHASLIDGCRLARGAVQVVGHNDPEAVRKALDAHDGPAVAVSDAVFSVDGDAAPLAGLAAACREHGAGLVVDDAHGLGVLGDGGRGTAQATGLAGAPDVVVTLTLSKSLGSQGGAVLGPARVIEHLVNAARTFIFDTGLAPAAAGAALAALRLLRREPERAARARTVAGELHTRLTAAGLEAVRPDAAVVSVRAPSPEEALRWAADCRTAGLAVGCFRPPSVPDGISRLRLTARADLSGAELERAVRVIGETRP, from the coding sequence ATGGCGTTCGGCTGGATCGACGAGCAGGCGGAGCTGCGCCGCCGGGCCGGACTCGTGCGGACGCTGCGGCCGCGTCCGGCCGACTCGCCGCTGCTCGACCTCGCCAGCAACGACTACCTGGGTCTGGCCCGTCATCCCGAGGTCGTCGAGGGCGCCGCGGCCGCCGCCCGCACCTGGGGAGGCGGCGCCACCGGCTCGCGCCTCGTCACCGGCACCACCGAGCTGCACGGCGACCTGGAGCGGGAGCTGGCGGACTTCTGCGGCTTCGAGGCCGCCCTGGTCTTCTCCTCCGGCTACGCGGCCAATCTCGCCGCCGTCACGGCGCTGGCCCCGCACGGCTCGCTGATCGTCTCCGACGCGGGCAACCACGCCTCGCTCATCGACGGCTGCCGGCTGGCCCGCGGCGCCGTCCAGGTCGTCGGCCACAACGACCCGGAGGCCGTGCGCAAGGCGCTCGACGCCCACGACGGCCCGGCCGTGGCCGTCTCCGACGCGGTCTTCTCGGTCGACGGCGACGCGGCCCCGCTGGCCGGCCTCGCCGCCGCCTGCCGGGAGCACGGCGCCGGCCTCGTCGTCGACGACGCCCACGGACTGGGCGTGCTCGGGGACGGCGGCCGGGGGACCGCGCAGGCTACCGGCCTCGCGGGCGCCCCCGACGTCGTCGTGACGCTCACGCTGTCCAAGTCGCTCGGCAGCCAGGGGGGCGCCGTGCTGGGCCCCGCGCGGGTGATCGAGCATCTGGTGAACGCGGCCCGCACGTTCATCTTCGACACGGGCCTCGCCCCGGCGGCTGCGGGCGCCGCGCTGGCGGCCCTGCGGCTGCTGCGCCGGGAACCGGAGCGCGCGGCACGTGCGCGTACGGTGGCGGGCGAACTGCACACGCGGCTGACGGCCGCGGGATTGGAAGCGGTGCGTCCCGACGCCGCGGTCGTCTCGGTGCGGGCGCCGTCCCCGGAGGAGGCGCTGCGGTGGGCGGCGGACTGCCGGACGGCAGGCCTGGCCGTGGGCTGCTTCCGGCCTCCTTCCGTGCCCGACGGCATCTCACGCCTGAGGCTCACCGCCCGTGCGGACCTCTCCGGGGCCGAGCTGGAACGCGCTGTGCGGGTGATCGGCGAGACACGGCCATGA